The following are from one region of the Sandaracinus amylolyticus genome:
- a CDS encoding aldehyde dehydrogenase family protein — protein MHEASSASVPGVTPSAPVVRDGAIHPVCPVDLRPLASIPVASAADVTKAVEEARRAQHGWASRPVSERADALRRAAKAMLADRLEVIALMRDEVGKLEVDAIFEVFGPLDQVSSWASVIEPAIARKKIGLNPISFPKKKAWIDRVPRGVVGVIAPWNYPFATFYRTVIPALLCGNGVVVKPSEYATRVAQWFCAKMAAELPPGLLTVVPGGRETGIALIESGIDACIFTGSVPAGRDVSRRCGERMIPCSIELGGKDAAIVLADCDLDRTLAGITHWTLHNVGQACGAVEIAYVDARIADQFVSRLGRAWQALKVGPGAPGEADISPLSNEKQLALVEAHVEDAIAKGAKVVCGGRRLGEGLFYMPTLLDHCTDAMDVVNDETFGPVLAVVRVDGAAEAIRRVNAGRYGLTSSIWTSDHARAMRLAEQIDVGVVTINNHATTGAMAALPWSGTRDTGTGIANSELALGTFTRPKTILLDSNEAPELFWMPFDKTLWELGNLLSEAQIPKIGPALVKIPFLIKQRVDTVRRFFRS, from the coding sequence ATGCACGAGGCCAGCAGCGCGTCGGTTCCGGGCGTCACGCCCTCCGCGCCCGTCGTCCGCGACGGCGCCATCCACCCCGTGTGCCCGGTCGATCTGCGACCGCTCGCGTCGATCCCGGTCGCGAGCGCGGCCGACGTGACGAAGGCGGTCGAGGAGGCACGGCGCGCCCAGCACGGATGGGCGTCGCGCCCCGTGAGCGAGCGCGCCGACGCGCTGCGCCGCGCTGCGAAGGCCATGCTCGCCGATCGCCTCGAGGTGATCGCGCTGATGCGCGACGAGGTGGGCAAGCTCGAGGTCGACGCGATCTTCGAGGTGTTCGGCCCGCTCGATCAGGTGAGCTCGTGGGCGTCGGTGATCGAGCCCGCCATCGCGCGCAAGAAGATCGGGCTCAACCCGATCAGCTTCCCGAAGAAGAAGGCGTGGATCGATCGGGTGCCGCGCGGCGTGGTCGGCGTGATCGCGCCGTGGAACTACCCGTTCGCGACGTTCTACCGGACCGTCATCCCGGCGCTGCTCTGCGGCAACGGCGTGGTGGTGAAGCCGAGCGAGTACGCGACGCGCGTGGCCCAGTGGTTCTGCGCGAAGATGGCGGCGGAGCTGCCGCCCGGGCTGCTCACCGTGGTGCCCGGCGGGCGCGAGACCGGCATCGCGCTGATCGAGAGCGGCATCGACGCGTGCATCTTCACGGGCTCGGTGCCCGCGGGGCGCGACGTCTCGCGCCGCTGCGGCGAGCGGATGATCCCGTGCAGCATCGAGCTCGGCGGCAAGGACGCGGCGATCGTGCTCGCGGACTGCGACCTCGATCGCACGCTCGCGGGCATCACCCACTGGACGCTGCACAACGTCGGTCAGGCCTGCGGCGCGGTGGAGATCGCGTACGTCGACGCGCGCATCGCCGACCAGTTCGTGTCGCGCCTGGGGCGGGCGTGGCAGGCGCTGAAGGTCGGTCCCGGCGCGCCGGGCGAGGCGGACATCTCGCCGCTCAGCAACGAGAAGCAGCTCGCGCTGGTCGAGGCGCACGTCGAGGACGCGATCGCGAAGGGCGCGAAGGTGGTGTGCGGCGGGCGTCGCCTCGGCGAGGGCCTGTTCTACATGCCGACGCTGCTCGATCACTGCACCGACGCGATGGACGTGGTGAACGACGAGACCTTCGGCCCGGTGCTCGCGGTGGTGCGGGTCGACGGCGCGGCCGAGGCGATCCGCCGCGTGAATGCGGGCCGGTATGGCCTGACGTCGTCGATCTGGACGAGCGATCACGCGCGCGCGATGCGGCTCGCGGAGCAGATCGACGTGGGCGTGGTGACGATCAACAACCACGCGACGACCGGCGCGATGGCGGCGCTGCCGTGGAGCGGGACGCGAGACACGGGCACGGGAATCGCGAACAGCGAGCTGGCGCTCGGCACGTTCACGCGGCCCAAGACGATCCTGCTCGACTCGAACGAAGCGCCCGAGCTCTTCTGGATGCCCTTCGACAAGACGCTGTGGGAGCTCGGCAACCTGCTGAGCGAGGCGCAGATCCCGAAGATCGGTCCGGCGCTGGTGAAGATCCCGTTCCTGATCAAGCAGCGCGTCGACACCGTGCGTCGCTTCTTCCGTTCGTGA
- a CDS encoding FG-GAP repeat domain-containing protein, whose amino-acid sequence MRTGSWGVLALVLVLSACGDDDGDARDASLPRVDAQLPPPPPATCDASGGSDTVAAPELVVSLSDRWHEGWLASPAIDDLDGDGENEIVVARSGRVLAFHLDGSIVLSFDVDGRVWASPIVADVVPEHEGLEIAFAERARIHVIGSDGDELAGWPFEWRDELRSLGATDLDRDGRLELVAVTTSPLEGGGQRDIVIAVNDDASIVPGFPPNTTGAAGCDDACYVTGGYDQNLALGDVTGDDVPEIFATQDNAYLSLHDATGRAFDCAPIFEDRTKLHGVRFLHDYAEAQQGYADAEDTADQAHFTNSAPAIVDVDGDGTRELVVLGSVQNAAQDDRLRGVALWVVRPDGTRPDAWVAPFHAPGYLAGLWDFEGENIVGATNQVSVADLFPDRAGPEFVFAGFDGRIHCVDARAQEVWQAEYTTSDRVLTAGVVIADLSGDGSPEIVFATYSPDADRSHLVVLAANGRELHRIALPDRGAMSVPTIADVDRDGDLEIVVATKGGEDHAPHALVYTVAGSGTACLPWPTGRRTALRDGLVP is encoded by the coding sequence ATGCGGACGGGGAGTTGGGGCGTGCTCGCGCTGGTGCTCGTGCTCTCGGCGTGTGGCGACGACGATGGAGACGCCCGCGACGCATCGTTGCCGCGGGTCGACGCGCAGCTCCCACCGCCTCCGCCCGCGACCTGCGATGCGAGCGGTGGCAGCGACACCGTCGCGGCGCCCGAGCTCGTGGTGTCGCTCTCCGATCGCTGGCACGAGGGCTGGCTCGCCTCGCCCGCGATCGACGATCTCGACGGCGACGGAGAGAACGAGATCGTGGTCGCGCGGAGCGGTCGCGTGCTCGCGTTCCACCTCGACGGATCGATCGTCCTCTCGTTCGACGTCGATGGGCGGGTGTGGGCCTCGCCGATCGTCGCCGACGTGGTGCCCGAGCACGAAGGGCTCGAGATCGCGTTCGCGGAGCGCGCGCGCATCCACGTGATCGGGAGCGACGGCGACGAGCTCGCGGGCTGGCCCTTCGAGTGGCGCGACGAGCTGCGCTCGCTCGGCGCGACCGATCTCGATCGCGACGGACGCCTCGAGCTCGTCGCGGTCACCACGAGCCCGCTCGAGGGCGGCGGCCAGCGCGACATCGTGATCGCGGTGAACGACGACGCGTCGATCGTGCCCGGCTTCCCGCCCAACACGACCGGCGCCGCGGGCTGCGACGACGCGTGTTACGTGACCGGCGGCTACGATCAGAACCTCGCGCTCGGCGACGTGACCGGCGACGACGTGCCCGAGATCTTCGCGACCCAGGACAACGCGTACCTCTCGCTGCACGACGCGACGGGACGCGCCTTCGACTGCGCGCCGATCTTCGAGGACCGCACGAAGCTCCACGGGGTGCGCTTCCTCCACGACTACGCCGAGGCCCAGCAGGGCTACGCCGACGCGGAGGACACCGCGGACCAGGCGCACTTCACCAACAGCGCGCCGGCGATCGTCGACGTCGACGGAGACGGAACCCGCGAGCTCGTGGTGCTCGGCAGCGTGCAGAACGCGGCGCAGGACGATCGACTGCGCGGCGTCGCGCTGTGGGTCGTTCGTCCCGATGGGACGCGCCCCGACGCGTGGGTCGCGCCCTTCCACGCGCCCGGGTATCTCGCGGGGCTCTGGGACTTCGAGGGCGAGAACATCGTGGGCGCGACGAACCAGGTCTCGGTCGCGGATCTCTTCCCCGATCGTGCGGGCCCGGAATTCGTGTTCGCGGGCTTCGACGGTCGCATCCACTGCGTCGACGCGCGCGCCCAGGAGGTCTGGCAGGCCGAGTACACGACGAGCGATCGTGTGCTCACCGCGGGCGTCGTGATCGCGGATCTCTCGGGTGATGGATCCCCGGAGATCGTCTTCGCCACGTACTCGCCCGACGCGGATCGATCGCACCTCGTCGTGCTCGCCGCGAACGGCCGCGAGCTCCACCGCATCGCGCTGCCCGATCGCGGCGCGATGAGCGTGCCGACCATCGCCGACGTCGATCGCGACGGCGATCTCGAGATCGTCGTCGCGACGAAGGGCGGCGAGGATCACGCGCCGCACGCGCTCGTCTACACCGTCGCGGGCTCGGGCACCGCGTGCCTGCCCTGGCCCACCGGCCGTCGCACCGCGCTGCGCGACGGCCTGGTGCCCTGA
- a CDS encoding helix-turn-helix domain-containing protein, with translation MAALVALSSTRYREHLPIPALRAHVRVVWELSGPCDDPAPQRMIPDGAMSWWINFGAPLAGGCHVPAGGTLFIGEIRRPFELSSSGALDVVGVSFWPGRARTFVDVPPRELVDRLSVDPPLAPTLARDLARSMHGAEPDDRIALLQAALARALVAPRAPSGPVRRALALLERDDGTLRIATLADTVGLSPRQLERRFAEEVGIAPKALASVLRFRRALDAMTVGSADYPSIARRCGYADQSHLVRDFTRFAGSSPTCFVATDAPRARPEWLRRPAS, from the coding sequence ATGGCGGCTCTCGTGGCTCTGTCTTCGACGCGGTATCGCGAGCACCTGCCGATCCCGGCTCTCCGCGCGCATGTGCGGGTGGTCTGGGAGCTCTCCGGGCCGTGCGACGACCCTGCGCCCCAGCGGATGATTCCCGACGGCGCGATGAGCTGGTGGATCAACTTCGGCGCGCCACTCGCCGGGGGCTGCCACGTGCCGGCGGGCGGGACGCTCTTCATCGGCGAGATCCGACGGCCCTTCGAGCTCTCGTCGAGCGGCGCGCTCGACGTCGTGGGCGTGAGCTTCTGGCCGGGCCGCGCTCGCACCTTCGTCGATGTGCCGCCGCGCGAGCTCGTCGATCGCCTGAGCGTCGATCCGCCGCTCGCCCCCACCCTCGCGCGCGACCTCGCTCGCTCGATGCACGGCGCCGAGCCCGACGATCGCATCGCGCTCCTCCAAGCCGCCCTCGCCCGCGCCCTCGTCGCGCCGCGCGCCCCGAGCGGACCGGTGCGCCGCGCGCTCGCGCTCCTCGAGCGCGACGACGGCACCCTGCGCATCGCCACGCTCGCCGACACCGTCGGGCTCAGCCCGCGGCAGCTCGAGCGCCGCTTCGCCGAGGAGGTGGGCATCGCGCCCAAGGCGCTCGCGTCGGTGCTCCGGTTCCGGCGCGCGCTCGACGCGATGACGGTGGGCAGCGCGGACTACCCGTCGATCGCACGACGCTGCGGCTACGCCGATCAGTCGCACCTCGTCCGCGACTTCACGCGCT
- a CDS encoding DUF4261 domain-containing protein — MSSAVTFTARVLFESAPKPNGGSPPGVRVTAREERIDEATLERAIASAWYWPEARAEIAKHHGVLEVALAAEVGSPVERALAVTKAVTALATKPGCVAVLWDATTLVHEPAQWMAQAEDASKDDLPLFLWLAFEGTETTDGSRTLRTRGARDFGANEVEVAGSKRDGEEVLETVCDVALYVMTSPVPLEDGDQVEVTRGKVRVRVEPSLRNDGSRAYRLRLP; from the coding sequence GTGAGCAGTGCAGTGACGTTCACCGCCCGGGTGCTCTTCGAGTCGGCGCCGAAGCCGAACGGCGGCTCGCCGCCGGGCGTGCGGGTGACGGCGCGCGAGGAGCGCATCGACGAGGCGACGCTGGAGCGGGCGATCGCGAGCGCGTGGTACTGGCCCGAAGCGCGCGCGGAGATCGCGAAGCACCACGGCGTGCTCGAGGTCGCGCTGGCGGCGGAGGTGGGCTCGCCGGTCGAGCGCGCCCTCGCGGTGACGAAGGCGGTGACCGCGCTCGCGACGAAGCCGGGATGCGTGGCAGTGCTCTGGGACGCGACGACGCTGGTGCACGAGCCGGCGCAGTGGATGGCGCAGGCCGAGGACGCGTCGAAGGACGATCTGCCGCTCTTCTTGTGGCTGGCGTTCGAAGGGACCGAGACGACCGACGGGTCGCGCACGCTGCGGACGCGCGGAGCGCGCGACTTCGGGGCGAACGAGGTCGAGGTCGCGGGCAGCAAGCGCGACGGCGAAGAAGTGCTCGAGACGGTGTGCGACGTGGCGCTCTACGTGATGACGAGCCCGGTGCCTCTCGAGGATGGCGATCAGGTCGAGGTGACTCGCGGCAAGGTGCGCGTTCGGGTGGAGCCTTCGCTGCGGAACGACGGATCTCGGGCGTATCGGTTGCGACTGCCCTGA
- a CDS encoding alpha/beta hydrolase, which translates to MSAAERIEDLRRAAGSAVVESFFRGLSRVASLHPNARPERHGVIVERDIAYVDRPGPEHRLDVYRPVRDAQGPRPVVMYVHGGGFRILSKDTHWLMGLAFARRGYVVFNVDYRLAPRHPFPAALEDAGAALSWVTKNAHRWGGDPSRIVLAGESAGANIVAALTLACCYERDEPYAKRVFELGVVPVATLPACGIFQVSDVQRFARRKKGFPRFVMDRLEEVSHAYLGRDHTAYGTSLDLADPVCFLERAQAPARPLPPFFLPVGTRDPLLDDTRRLARAVSALGGEAITKIYPGEVHAFHAFVFRGAARRCWQEMLTFLDGKASASA; encoded by the coding sequence GTGAGCGCAGCGGAGCGCATCGAAGATCTGCGACGTGCAGCGGGCTCCGCGGTGGTGGAGTCGTTCTTCCGAGGGCTCTCGCGCGTGGCGTCGCTGCATCCGAATGCGCGTCCCGAGCGACACGGCGTGATCGTCGAGCGCGACATCGCGTACGTCGATCGTCCGGGCCCCGAGCATCGCCTCGACGTCTATCGCCCGGTGCGCGACGCGCAGGGCCCGCGGCCGGTCGTGATGTACGTGCACGGCGGCGGCTTCCGGATCCTCTCGAAGGACACCCACTGGCTGATGGGGCTCGCGTTCGCGCGCCGCGGCTACGTGGTGTTCAACGTCGACTACCGCCTCGCGCCGCGCCATCCGTTCCCCGCGGCGCTCGAGGACGCCGGGGCCGCGCTGAGCTGGGTCACGAAGAACGCGCATCGCTGGGGCGGCGACCCATCGCGCATCGTGCTGGCGGGCGAGTCGGCGGGCGCGAACATCGTCGCCGCGCTCACGCTCGCGTGCTGCTACGAGCGCGACGAGCCGTACGCGAAGCGCGTGTTCGAGCTCGGCGTGGTGCCGGTCGCGACGCTGCCGGCGTGCGGGATCTTCCAGGTGAGCGACGTGCAGCGCTTCGCGCGTCGCAAGAAGGGGTTCCCGCGGTTCGTGATGGATCGCCTCGAGGAGGTCTCCCACGCGTACCTCGGGCGCGATCACACCGCGTACGGCACGTCGCTCGATCTCGCCGACCCGGTGTGCTTCCTCGAGCGCGCGCAGGCGCCGGCGCGCCCGCTGCCGCCGTTCTTCCTGCCGGTGGGCACTCGAGATCCGCTGCTCGACGACACGCGGCGGTTGGCGCGGGCGGTCTCGGCGCTCGGCGGGGAGGCGATCACGAAGATCTATCCCGGGGAAGTGCACGCGTTTCATGCCTTCGTGTTCCGGGGGGCCGCTCGGCGGTGTTGGCAGGAGATGCTGACGTTTCTGGACGGAAAGGCTTCGGCTTCGGCGTAA